The following coding sequences lie in one Panicum virgatum strain AP13 chromosome 6N, P.virgatum_v5, whole genome shotgun sequence genomic window:
- the LOC120678171 gene encoding uncharacterized protein LOC120678171, whose amino-acid sequence MSALLQTGVFASPAPTSTPASAPAPQPSVWTVEQHAEFLRQQQVLHQLQHLSAQSLTFESPSQPEVLRPSAVRPTQPDTTPVTSAPPMDSTVVLTEPATTSTLAASAAPTTLVEQKSSSADENWTDDNTDDLATQFSTGLSMKTPPSPAQD is encoded by the coding sequence ATGTCAGCTCTTCTTCAGACCGGGGTGTTTGCCAGCCCTGCTCCTACTTCTACTCCTGCTTCGGCTCCTGCTCCACAACCTAGTGTTTGGACTGTCGAGCAGCATGCTGAGTTTCTTAGGCAGCAGCAGGTCCTACATCAGCTTCAGCACCTGTCAGCTCAATCGCTCACGTTCGAGTCACCctcacagcctgaggtgctccgtccgtctgCTGTtcgccccactcagccagacacgactcccgtcacgtctgcccCTCCGATGGACTCCACGGTTGTCCTCACCGAGCCAGCTACTACTTCTACTCTGgctgcttctgctgctccgacgactctggtcgagcagaagtcctcttcaGCTGACGAAAACTGGACGGACGACAATACCGATGACTTAGCCACACAGTTCTCCACCGGACTCAGCATGAAGactccgccttctccagctcaggactaG